Genomic DNA from Acidobacteriota bacterium:
TTTCATCCTTCTAATCCACGCACAGAAAGAGCGATCAACGAGATCCTTTCGGTTAGCCGAGCAGACCTTGAGCTTTCAAAACTTGACGACACAGATGGCCGCAACAGGAGCGAGCACGCTTCGTACTTGAACAGCAGATCACAGTTTCTCCGTGACACATACGAGCGTGGAGGAACCGTTCAGAATGGCGTTCTGATAATTCCGAAGGAGTCGCACGATCTAAAATCACCGCTCCAACTCGCAACTCTTAGCTACGCAGTTATGCGGCTTGAACCATTGGTAAGGTCAGACAAAGCTCGCGAAGTCGCACCACAGATCCTTGACTATGGAAAAGCCATCGCCGGCAGCAATGCAGATCGAGAGACCGAGGCAAAGGTCTTTCGTTGGATCTATGACGCGCTCGACGGGAAACGAGAGTTTTTGGATCGGGATCGCGATCAGTCGAAAGCAGAATCGACGACAGAGCGATTCGATCGGACTCTAGCAGAAATCGCAATTGTTGCGGGTGAGATGGAGAAGCTCGAACCAACTGACCGTTCGATCCAGTATGAGTCGCTTCTCGAGCCTGATCTCCACGATACGGACCATCAATTACGAGGATCGGTCGAAGAACCTAGTGAAACCTTCGAGCATCTTGCAACGGAACCAGATTCTGAACACGTTAATAGTACTCTCGGGTTTGAGCGCATCGAACTTGAGAGTACACATCTAAACTTGCTCGCTTCCGAAATTTCCGTGGAAGAGATGAAGCACTGGGCTGAGGTCAAATTTCCGGCACTGGACGATGCCCTGGAAAATGGCATTTCGCCCTCCATAATTCTCAAACTTTTTAAGGCAAAATCTGAAAAGCCGATCGAGAACCATGTGAAAGGAAAGGAACTAAATTACGAGGACCTTCGATTAGCATCCGCATATCTTGAGTACCAGCTAACTCAACCTGAAACGAGACTTCGACATTTCAACGGACGGTATCGAGACTACGCACAGATGTTAGATCGCTGTCAGTCGCGTGAGGAAGTTATCGAAGCGTCTTCAAAGATACGGATTGAAAATGCCTCTGTGGGGCTTCAAAAGCTACAGAATGCCCAGAATCGAGATACTAAGAACCTTCCGGCTCTGACGCAAAAAGAAATGCAAATGTTGTTTACCGAGCAGTCGCCCCGGCACTACACATCCGAAATGATCGTCGCGAAACTTAACTACGCCGGTGACCGCGAGACAACAAAAGCAAGAACTGAGGCTTTGAAAAGAGGCGAGATCGCACGTAGCCCAGAGGCCCAACAATTGATCGAAAGTCTGGAATCTCGAATGGAAAGAAAGTACCTGAGCGATTCCTTATCAGCAACAAAGCATTTTCTCCAAAGTCTCAAAACCCCAAATGAGGAACTCCGCTTCAAAAACAACTTCGACCACAGTGAACTTTACAGCAAACTGCCGCCTGCGGAGAGGGATTTCGTTTATCAAGTAGCTACCGAGCAGAAGGAAAGGCTAGAAGCAACGGCCAAACTGACCACCCAGGAATCGAAAGGTCCCTTCATCGACGGAACCAACCAATCCACGCCCGATCTCCAACCAGGCAAGCTTCAAGCAGCGCTGAAAACCGAGCTACTCGAATTGTCACTCGCAAATGCCGATCCGAAGTTTGTTGAGGAACGAACCCGGGTAATTTTAACGGATCATTTGAGTTCGGTTGGAGCAAGAAGTACGAATAACGAAGCGCGACAATTGCTGACTTTCGAACTCAGCGGCATTGTTAATCAATTTAATGACAAGGAGCTATCCAAAGATCGTCTTCCATTCTCCACGCAGTCGATGTCCGCAGACGTTCGAAGTCGGGATGACCATTTTCGAACTACGTCCGAGCGTATTCGGTAGCTTAACTACGCCTCGATTTACCTGATCGGCAAACCAGAAGCCTAGAGCTTTTCAATAAGTTCATCCTTTATGAAATTAAATGCCTCATTAGCATCATACTGTTCCGTTGGTCTCAACAACGCCCGTGTGTCGCCTAGGAACTCGTTGTCCTGCATCTTGGTTTCGAGGTTCCCGAGAAACTGTTTTCTAGTTGGCGGATTGTCTACGGAAAAAGCGATATACTTTCGATAAACTTCAATGATCTGTTGAGAATCTGGCCGTTGCTCTTGATACGCCTTGTAAAGATCGTAGAGGTCGCGCCCTTTACGACGCTGATACAGAGCCCTAAGCTTCGTTCCGAGAAGCTCTTCGATCCTGTACGTGACAATATCAGTACTTCCGCTAAACCAGTCAGATTCCGTTGCAAAGGGAAACTTCTGCAAACCCATCACGTTAAAATGTTCGCGGCAGTTTATTTCGACTTTTAGTTTCAAAGGTTGGACCGGAGGTATTTCCGATTCGAATCGAAAACGCAGAGTATTATTGTCTTTCTTCTGAGCCACAGATGCCGCACCGACGAATTCAAGCCTGCTTTGAAGGCGGGCAAGCGTTTCTTTAATTGGTTCGGGTTTGATCTGAACGAGATCGATATCTTCGGAATACCTAGGTTGCGAGGTCAAGTAGAGTTTATGAAGAGCGGTGCCGCCGCGAAACGCCAGTCGTTCGCGTAGGAAATCATCCGAAAAGATTTCCACAATAGCGCGTGTGATCACAAGGTCCTGCTCGACCTGTTCATTTGTCTGCCATGGGACAAAATTGGCCCATTGGGTGATATATGCGGTAGGAATCACTATTCGGTATCTATCGTTTCATTTACAACTACATTCCATCTCGTTTCAACCGGAAATCCACGTTTCCTTTTTGTTGTACTTAATGGCACAGGAAAGAACTTTTCGACATTTAACGCTGCGGCTTTATAGAGCCCGTCCGCAAGGGACTCTGCACCTGTTGCTGTTTCAAGCAGATAACCCAGCCGCTGAATTACGGCAGTTGGAACGAACTGAATAAACTCGTTGTTTAGTTTCTCGATACGGATCGCTTCGGTCAGCTCTGAGAGCACTTCAACTACTCGGTTCAAACCGCCGACTCTTTTATGGTGCTGCACCAAATCGGCAGCGGTAAGTTCTGGCGAGGAAATCTTTACAACTCCTGTTTCGGTCTTTCGGTTTTCGAGAAGGTCATCTGGGATCTCTTTTCTGGTTATGTAATTTACCTTTATCCCCTTCTTCACGGTCGGCCTCATGGGCGGTAAACTCGTAAAGACAAAGAACTCTTGAGGCACCTGGTGTGCCGCGCCGTAAAATGCAGCAGCGTTTAAAAGGCCAACGTAATATGAACGCTCCAAGAAACGCATTAGTCCGTCAATAAATAGTGCCGGCGGAAGAATCCCGCGTGACGAGTATTGAGGCGTGACAATGACGTAATAGCCCTTGTGGGCGGAAATTATGGTGCCCTTTCGTGATAATCGGTTCAGAGAACGTTTGATCGCGGTTTCAGAATACTGCGGCAGCTCACTCTCAACTCGATCCAGAGAGAAAGCGCTCCGGCCGAAAGCAATCTCCTTATCTACCCATTCTTCGACTCTTAGTTGCGAACTTTGTGATCTCATGAAAGTAATCCTTTGCACAAAGTACCACTTTTCGGTACTTTTCGCAAAGAAATACTTTACTTCGAATTCGAGTACATCGCTTTGTGATCTACCTGCTCAACCATTCCTCTAAGAGCCAAATCCTGTTCGATCGGTAACAACCGGGGTAGTTTGCCGACATCTTCTACAGTGAGAGCGGCTCCTTTCCATGTTCTTTTTTCATGGGCGTTCCTACTAAAAATAATGTTGATGCCTCCTCACGCTCTTTGCCGATTGGGACGGCCCAGAGAGTGAACCGATTTTGGTCAATTCTTGAGTAAAGATAGAAGTAGTTTCTGTGAATCATTGAATGCCCTTCCGAAACATAATTTCGATCCTTCTTTTCCCAGACGACGCCTTCTAGATCTTTCAGCATTGCGGGGAACGAACCGCGTTTTTGGTGGAACTTCACCAGATCTCTGTTCATCAATGCGGTTGCGTCAACGGGGATTTCTGAGATTCGCTTCCGTTCCTGCGACCAAAGGGAGTAGACATAGACGCCGATCAACATTGTGAGGGCCAGCGGGGCTAGGATGAGCGAGATCTTGAGTCTATTTAACATACGTTTTAGATCGATGCGTGTTCAATCACCAAAGAACCTCCATTACCTTGGGCAGAAAAGTATCCTACCTCGACAGGAAGGTTGTTGAGAGCGTTGAAAACTGGATCCTTTTTCACCGATTCGCCGTCTTTTTGATGTTCCAGCGAGTCAAGTGCTGGCTCTATTGCAGATGGAAAAGCCAGTTCTGAAAGACGTTCATTCGAACAGATTCGATCGACCTCAGATGAGATAACTTCTTTGAGAGCTGCCTTGTCATGTTCGGCAGCCTCGTTAGCATGGCCCGAGTCTGTAAACGAGAATTGAGGATCAATATCTCCAAGGTGGATCTCGCGAGGTTGACCTTTGGTCGCGGCGGAAGAAGTGTTTTTGTGAACCGCAAAGGGCGGGTATGCAGCGCGGATCGGCGGGGCGGTGTCGCTGATAATCAACACTTCGGAATGAGCTGCTGTTTGTCGAATCTCATTCGGCAGCATGAGGGCACGCTTTTGCTCCGCGTATCTGGTGTTGTCCTGTTTCTTTCCCGGAAAGTCCTGAAATGTTTTTGAGAAGATCGTCGTTTCGCCCAGCTGCTTTGAGGCGTACTCGGCAGTCACATCGTCAAGGCCCGGCAGAAAGATCTTGGTCATTATGGTACCGAGTATCGCATTCGCCTGCTCACGACCGTATTGGTCGTACATCTGAGGTAAGTCCTGGTATCCGAGACCGAGTCCAACACCGCGTCCACGCCCGATACCTGATATTCTCTTAACCTCCGATACATTCAACTGGTAAGCCTCGTCTATGAGAACGAAGCACGGATGCTCTGGTTCATTTACACCATCGAGCCTCATTTCCATAACGGCCTGTCCGATGAAGGTAGCGATAAACTCTTTATAGACGTCAGCGGCCCCTTCCGAGACGACAAGGTAAATTGCCGTACCGGGTTTGCGAAGGTCTGCGAAGTTTATCGAGCGGCAACCAAGAGCCGCTTCGTCTTTGGTTGGCGGCATCATTACCATCCGAGCAGGTGCAAGTGTGAACGGTCGAAGCTTGTTGTACAAACCAATCAAAATGGATCCGCGAGTCTGAACCGGTGCCTGGCGAAAAGCCAAATAAGCTTGTTTCGCGTAGAGGCTTGGGGAATTCATCATCGCGTCGTTGAAAGCCTGATCGCCGTCACCGCTTAAGAAGAGTAGAAAGTCGGCGGCGAACGCTGGGATAGCTTTCTCACGGTAAACTTCCGCGATGTGAAGCAAAATTGCCGTCAAAGCTATCTGTTCGGCATCACCCCAGAAAGGATCCGCATTCGTCCGGCGTCGGCCTTCTATACCGAGCATCATCCCGGCAATCTGACACGTAAATGCAGGATCGTTTCTACATTTTGGAATGAAGTTCCACCGATCGCTTCTTGTCGGATCGTTGAGGTCCAAACGATAGATCGTTTCGGCCGAACGGGCCGTCTGGGCGAAAAGCTCGCCCTTTGGATCGTAAACCAGACATGATGATTTAGTTAGTATCGCCCGGATCATGGACACGAAAAAAGTCTTTGATTTACCGGAACCGGTCGGGCCGAACATAACAAAGTGGCGAAGCCACTGACTTGCGGGAAGATATACATCGCGACCCCAAAACGCTTTTGCGAGAGGAAGCGCATTTGCAGGTAATGGCAATCCTCCAATCCGATTCATCAGACCGCAGCGAATCAGATCGGATGCCTTCGCCCACCGCGCTGAGCCATGGGCAGTACTCATTCGTCGAACGCGGTACGCCCACATTAGTGAATAGGAATCTACAAGCGAACCCGCAAGACAGATCAGAGCCATCGCCCAAAAAACCAAAGTTATCAGACCATAAACGTCTAAAAGATATCCCGCAAACAAGCAGACTATTGAACCGAGTAATCCCAAAGCAATGAAGAAAACACACATGCCAATGTCAGCCGACCACTGCCAAAACGCTTGATACGATGGCAGATACTGCTCATTTGCTTTCCTTGGAATACCGTAGGAAGCGTCGAATTTCTCAATCCATTCACGCGAAAACATAGCTTGATCGGTTACCGTGTGTTACGAAGATAATCACTCTGTTCTTTAAGCGAGTCATATGTCGCCGAAGTAATGGACGATACATCACCTCGCCAATGCCGTATCCTCCAGCCTGACGCACTCAATTGTTCAACAGTTGAAAGTGCTGCCGGAAAGGGTTTATCGCGGAGCGCTTCAAAATATAGAACGGTATTGGGTTCGCTTTGAGGGAGCGGAAATCTAAAAAGTAATTGTGAGCCTAGATCGGATTTTGGTACGGCCAGTACCTCAAATGAAAAGGGTTCGCGTCGATATATGATATGAAACGTGCTTCGCTCTGAAGTAATAGTTGCTGAATTTGATTGAACCCCGGGCGGAAGTAGTCGGGCGGCATTGAGGTGGCGAATTATCCGATCGAGATTCTCTGGGAGTCTTCCGTTTTGAGCATTCAGCGACAACACCGACAACGAGATCGCCATTCCCAAAGCCGACGTTTCTCTGAGTCTTACCGCATTATCATACTCGAGGCCGGAGAACGGGTCTTCGGTCTGCGGTCCGGTCGGCGAAGACTCTTTTTCAAATTCAGGCCCACGAGTTTCAACAAATCGAACCTGGGCCGTTTCGCTCTGCGGCATCAATATTCTGACAAATCCGTAGACGCCGACCACGCAAACGACTACCAGTAGGCCAGAGTATTGAGTGCGAACCACCAACTGTTTGATCCTCGAAAAAGCCCCAATGTGGGTTCTGTTCTATTCATAACGAATTGTCGGCGAACTGCGGCCACCTAATCTTCCAACTCGCATCGCGCGAGCCTAGCCAAGAATCGATGTCCGGGTGGAAGGCGTGCGTCATCCCCAAGAGATAGTCGAGTTGAAGAGTCAGCAGTTCTCTGGACGCGCCGGTCTTCACGAAATAGCAAAAATATCGGACCAAGCTTTTCGAATTCAGAGACTCAACCGAGTCGCGTTCGAGAGCTGCAACGATGTCGATCGACTCACGGACGCTCGGATGATCTTCCATTCCGGCGATTCCGCGAACGGCGTCTATTAGCTTGGTTGTAAGTGCTAAGTGGGCTGAAGTCGCGCGTTTATTTCTTGTCGATAAGATCTCAAGCTCCTTTTCCAGCGAAGGACTCGCGAACCGGCTGTAAACGTGTCTCGAAATGAACGGCGAACTGAGTTTGTGGCGCAGATCATTTGAGGTCGTGATCACGATCGGTCTCGAATTCCAGTCGGGAACGCCTATCGTTCCGCCTTCGTATCGTGGAATGTAGATCAGTCCACGTTCGAGCGGCATAAGAAGTGAATCTTCAATACTGGCCCCAAACTTATCGCTTTCATCAAGGATCAACACCGGCGGTGGTTTCATTGGAGTGCTCGACGCCGCGCTTGCCGCCAAGTCGTATGCCATTCCTACTTCACCAAGAATCAGAAATCGGCGCTGCCACTTAGAGCGTCGGGCATTGTCGAGAAACTCGGCCTGCTCTTCAAGTGGCAGTTGTTTTGCGAGTGCCAGGTGTTCTCTCATCCACACGGCTTGCTCTTCATTATCCCAGTCATAGAGGATCTCTTCCTGTTTTAACCCATCGCGTCCGGCAACAACGCACATCGAAAGATTGCAGGCGGCGGCTAACGCTTCGGGAAATGCAGTCTTCCCGCTGCCGCGCGTACCGGAAATAAGCCATGCCCGTCCAGACTTAAGACTTTCACAGAAGTCTTCGAATACTTGCTCGTCGGGCACGTATCCGTGTCCAGCCATCAGTTGGAAAAGCTCACCATGCTTTCCGTCTGAGACAAGTTCGCGAGGGTTGATCTGTGGACGGGATGCGTCAAACGGAATCATTCCTTTTTTGCTCCCGTTTCTGTGTTGGCAATTGAAGTGTTCGGTTCGGGTAGTTGCGTCACAAGTACATATCCGGTGGTTCCGGCTAAGACCTCTAGGAATGTGTCCTCGAGTTCGTTTCCAAACAGTGACTGACTCGTGTCCTCGGAGAGTTTTTCGGACCCTCTGCGCAGCGGCTCAGATATTACTACCGTTCCCCCTGAACGGAATGAACCGACCGATCCCAATATCGAGCCGGCAGTATCTTTTATGCCTCGAAAGAATCGGGTCCACTTTCCGGTGACTCTTTTCCTGTTTCCGGGAATCCCTGAGGCACCGTCAGTTCCCAATAGTTCGCCGGTGAACTTCACCAGTTCACCAGAAACCGGATCGATCAGGCCGATAATGTTGACGAACGCTCTTACGGATTCACCGCCCCGTAGATTACCAATTAGAGTCGTGCCTGCCGGATAGGAATAACCTTTTCCTACAACCGGTTGTGTCAATTCCATACGCACGACCCCGCCGGAATTTCTAAGCGTGTAGATCGCTCCAATAAGGCGGACCGTAAGCAGTGAGCCAAACGGCAGTGAGCCACTTACTTTTGGCTTCGGTGTGTCCGAGGTTGTCGCTATAGTCGCTGCAGTATTATTGCGAAATTGCTCGTCTCTGACCTTTGTGACTCCAAAGAACAGCGAGCGTCCTAAGGGTTCGGTTGACGATACAGATTTTGACAGTGGAGTGTCGTTACCTTGTGGAGAATTCTTCTTTGTCTCCAGGTTGGTGGGCTGATCCTCTCGTTTGGGAGCGTCCCTTGAGGAGATATCAGTGCCAACATTGAAGGAAGGCTCGGTTCTCGTTCGCGATGCTGACATCGAAGAGATATCGTTTGACTCGGTGCTAACAGAAGCGGGTTTGTCGACTGATATCGGTTCATCGGATTGCCCAACCACAGAGTCCTTGCTTGGTATTGGCTCTTTTGCCGCTACCATTGTGAGGGCAGCCTTAAGTTTCTCATCCTCGGTCATTGGAGCCGGAGATGAATCCTTTTTGGCTCGTTCGATTAACGGCCTGGGGATTCGGCGTAGCGAACCAACCCATACCGAAGAACCAGGTAATCGCTGTACCCATCAGTAACAAGAATACCGTGAACGCGGCAGCGGTTTTTAGTACCTTCGCGGTTCGGGAAGTTTTTCGTTCCGATCCGGTTTCAAGATCCAATTCATCATCATCAACCTCATTCTTCGAAAGTTCATTCGGATCATCCAGCAACATTTTCTCGCGTTCTTCATCTGCCTCGATGTCCGGTAAGGCGGTCGGAATATCGGAATTTGTAGTTAACGTAGTTTGCATTGCGTGTCTCCTTTATTTCGATCCATTAAGAGTTGCCGAGATCGGAGCGTCGATAGCTTCAGTTTGAGCAACGGCGACTCGAATCTTTTGATTAACCCCAAGGAGCGGAGATTTGTAGACAAGAGCATAGAACGTAGTAGAGCCTGGTTGGACAAGGCCCTCAAACGCGGTTGTTTCCAAATAGCGGAGATCGAGTTTGGTGGTAAGAAGGCTGTTGCAGTCCTTGTCGAGCGTCTGGATCTGAAGTTCAGGGGAACCTCGAACGAGCCTTAGATTTGTTGATGCAGAATTGCGAATCGCAATAACAACAAGACGGTTTTCGGAATCAAGATCGGTGACGCGGGTCAGTGATAGTTCCAAACCGTGAAGAGGTGAAGACCACGCAGAGAGGTGCTTCTTTTGATCTCGAAGAACGTCAGCCAACCGCTTGTTTGCGGCCTTCGATATCTCAGCATCGGTCATTGCTCGCTTCGAACCCGCCCGCTTTGATTCGGGTATTTCGGCGAAAACAGCGTTTGAGATTGAGTTCAACTCCGACATTGGAGAATCAGAAATCTTCTCTTCGGCGGGCCGTGGTGAACCGACCAGTTTGGATAGTGCCCGTGAGTTGATCGGAGGAGAATTCTTGGTGTCACCGCCAAGGTCAAACGCGAGTCCTGCAACCCTCCGCGCCGAGACAACTGCTTCGCGGTCATATGAGATAACGCATCTGTGAGCATTCTTCTTAAGGTCGCTGACCGGTACCAGTTCGAGAATCAAAACCAGGCCGGACCGCATCTGCAGGCTGATCGCGGCAGAGGTCGCCCAGTCTTTTGAAGGGACGAATCCTTCTCCTGGATAAATGGTTATCGATCGGTCGGTTTCTTTTGTCGGAGACTGAAACACTGACGCAAGCTTGGGGTTTCCCTCATGGATGTAATAGATTCCGTCCGATGCGGGAAACTCGACAATAGAAACTGCGTTTTGAGCCAGTCCCAGACGCACAACAGTAGGCTGCTTCGGGTTGACCGTTACATTTGCTTCTCCCGACAGGAAATCAGGTAGCGGAGCATTAATTACCGCAACGGGCTGTGTTTCTTTGGAGACCGCTGAAATGTTTACGACCTTCTCATTTGAAGTCTGATTAATCTCGGTCGAGACCGGACGAACGACATTCTTTACCTTAGGTTTGTGAACAGGCTTCCGGCTCTGCGGATAAACATTGACACCAAATGCCGACAGGACGACGAGAGAGATTCCAATTATCCTCGTAGTGTATTTTCCCAGATTTGAAATGCTTAAAGTTTTCATGATTCAAATAATATTCCTTACTACTTACCGCCAATTGTTTAACTGCCGGGTTGAATTGCTGATGATGTTTCCTCCGCATCGCCGATGAGCGATAAAGGCGAGATGGTCTTGCCGTTTACGGGTTCGACGCGAAACCGAAGAATGGTGAAGCCGGTTCTCAGGTTATTGTCGTTTCGGATCGGGGTCGCAGGGCTGTCCTTCAACAGAAACTTACATTTAAGCTGTACGGACTCTTCCACATCCTGGCCTGCGGATTTGCGCCGTATCTTGCGCGTGCCGATCGCTCGCAGAATGTATGGGTCGCTTTCATCTACGGACAAGTCCTGTAGTTCCCATGACGAATTCACGCTTTCTGTCTTCTCGGCAGCGAGAACGCCGTTCTGCTTTAGTCGATTTGCCATCGCCATCGAAAGATCAGGGTCGAGCATTCGGAGCAGTTTGTTTACTTGCGCCTCACGCGTCGTTTGTTCGACTTCGTAAAGAGCGGTTAGAAATTCCTTGACCAGATACTTCTTGTCAGTTGATGTAGGAACGTCCGGCGTGATGCTGACGGTTTCGGTCGAACCGTAATCACGGTTGTTTAGTTCGACAACTCGTCCGCTCGATTTATCGACGACTATCCGGTCTGCCTTTCTAAAGATCAGGAACATGTTTACGCAGCCGCTCAGAGCGAGGGCAAAAAGCAGCACGGCGAGGATCTTCAAAAGCGACGCGATCGTAACGATGTCGTCCGGGTCGCGAGTAAGGTAAGTTGGTGAACCGTTAACCATGTTCGCTATGTCAGGCGTATCGATTTTTGTTTCATTTGCTTTCATAAGATTTCGGTCTCGGATGGGCTAATGGCAAACGCAGTGCCAGACGCGAAATAGACACTCTCGGGTCAATAGTCGGCTTCTAACTCCACATCGGCAGAAAAATTTGCCGAACGGTGCGAAAGTCGTCCGCAGTTGACTCGAAAATACGCCGACTATCGATCGTGGGTTGATAAAACAATTTCTCCGGCGAAAGTTGAGCGGGCTCGCCGAGTTGAATTTGTTGGAATATTTTGTCCGACAATAACGGGGCCGAAACTGAGTTGTTGCGCCTCGTCTGAAGTTTCCAGAGAGATCAGGCTCCGTCTACCGGTTCGCGGATCGTAAAAAACCAAAATTGCTTTGCTTTCCTGAACCTCCGTTGCCGTGATCTGCCTTTCACTCCTGGGATATTTCTCGGCGGCGAATGGAATCGGAGCCGTGCCAAATCTGCCTTGCTGCTTAAGCCAGCGATACACCTGCACGCCTTGCGAAACATATCCCAGAGTTTCCTTATACGGCGGGACACCGTTGACCGTCCTCCGTTGCGAGGCATTGATTAATCGTCCGTTCGACTTTAGATTTCGTCCATAAAGATACGCAGAAACGGTGCCTTCGCCGGCGTTATAGGCGGCTAAAACAGACTCAAGTCTCCAATCAAATAGGCGTCCCAAATACTTCACATACTTCGCTGCCGCATATAGCGATGAGGTCGGCTCGTACGGGTTTGCCAACCCAAACCGGGCAGCGGTCGCGGGCATGAACTGCATCAGTCCCTGAGCGTTCTTTGGACTGGTCAGCCATGGCCGGAACCGCGTTTCGTTATAGGCGATAGTCCATAGGATGAGCGGGTCGACACCTTCGCTTTTTGCGGCTTTATCTATCGTCGCCTCGAACAATCTGGCACGTGAAAGTACATCCATTCTTCCGAGTGAAGTTCGAGAAACCAGTTGTTTTTCCTGCGCTCTAGCAGCTAAAGGGAAACCAGCAAAAAGCAGTAATAGAAATGTGATCGGGTGTGTGATTCGTTTTTTCATATCACCCGCCCTTCGCAACCGATGTGCCACCCATGTGCCACCGAGCCCGATCATCGAACGGCACGAACCTTGCAGAGCGAGTGAAAGTATTGACGTATCTGGGCCCTTTTTCCGGGTTCGTCAACGAAAACCTATAAAAGCGAGGACGACTATGAAAAAACTACTGACACTTATCAAAGCCATGTGCCCGCACTGGCGCCGCTCGGATTAATGTTGCTTTTCACGCAACTGACTTCAGCACAAGGCCCGATCTTCACCGGAGATGCAAGTAACCTCTCCAACATCATTCGTGAAGCCCTTAAGCTCATGGCGATCATTCTCTTCTGTTTAGGAGCGGTCGGCGTGGCTTGGTCGATCTATAACAAGATGACCGGAAAGGAATGGGGCAACCAGGCGTTCGGTTCGCTCCTGTCGTTTGCGTTCGGAACAATCGTCGCGGTGTTCTGGCAGCTTGCACAAGGACGTGCGGTCGGAGTTGATACG
This window encodes:
- a CDS encoding nucleotidyl transferase AbiEii/AbiGii toxin family protein — translated: MIPTAYITQWANFVPWQTNEQVEQDLVITRAIVEIFSDDFLRERLAFRGGTALHKLYLTSQPRYSEDIDLVQIKPEPIKETLARLQSRLEFVGAASVAQKKDNNTLRFRFESEIPPVQPLKLKVEINCREHFNVMGLQKFPFATESDWFSGSTDIVTYRIEELLGTKLRALYQRRKGRDLYDLYKAYQEQRPDSQQIIEVYRKYIAFSVDNPPTRKQFLGNLETKMQDNEFLGDTRALLRPTEQYDANEAFNFIKDELIEKL
- a CDS encoding type IV toxin-antitoxin system AbiEi family antitoxin: MRSQSSQLRVEEWVDKEIAFGRSAFSLDRVESELPQYSETAIKRSLNRLSRKGTIISAHKGYYVIVTPQYSSRGILPPALFIDGLMRFLERSYYVGLLNAAAFYGAAHQVPQEFFVFTSLPPMRPTVKKGIKVNYITRKEIPDDLLENRKTETGVVKISSPELTAADLVQHHKRVGGLNRVVEVLSELTEAIRIEKLNNEFIQFVPTAVIQRLGYLLETATGAESLADGLYKAAALNVEKFFPVPLSTTKRKRGFPVETRWNVVVNETIDTE
- a CDS encoding type IV secretory system conjugative DNA transfer family protein; its protein translation is MFSREWIEKFDASYGIPRKANEQYLPSYQAFWQWSADIGMCVFFIALGLLGSIVCLFAGYLLDVYGLITLVFWAMALICLAGSLVDSYSLMWAYRVRRMSTAHGSARWAKASDLIRCGLMNRIGGLPLPANALPLAKAFWGRDVYLPASQWLRHFVMFGPTGSGKSKTFFVSMIRAILTKSSCLVYDPKGELFAQTARSAETIYRLDLNDPTRSDRWNFIPKCRNDPAFTCQIAGMMLGIEGRRRTNADPFWGDAEQIALTAILLHIAEVYREKAIPAFAADFLLFLSGDGDQAFNDAMMNSPSLYAKQAYLAFRQAPVQTRGSILIGLYNKLRPFTLAPARMVMMPPTKDEAALGCRSINFADLRKPGTAIYLVVSEGAADVYKEFIATFIGQAVMEMRLDGVNEPEHPCFVLIDEAYQLNVSEVKRISGIGRGRGVGLGLGYQDLPQMYDQYGREQANAILGTIMTKIFLPGLDDVTAEYASKQLGETTIFSKTFQDFPGKKQDNTRYAEQKRALMLPNEIRQTAAHSEVLIISDTAPPIRAAYPPFAVHKNTSSAATKGQPREIHLGDIDPQFSFTDSGHANEAAEHDKAALKEVISSEVDRICSNERLSELAFPSAIEPALDSLEHQKDGESVKKDPVFNALNNLPVEVGYFSAQGNGGSLVIEHASI
- a CDS encoding AAA family ATPase — its product is MIPFDASRPQINPRELVSDGKHGELFQLMAGHGYVPDEQVFEDFCESLKSGRAWLISGTRGSGKTAFPEALAAACNLSMCVVAGRDGLKQEEILYDWDNEEQAVWMREHLALAKQLPLEEQAEFLDNARRSKWQRRFLILGEVGMAYDLAASAASSTPMKPPPVLILDESDKFGASIEDSLLMPLERGLIYIPRYEGGTIGVPDWNSRPIVITTSNDLRHKLSSPFISRHVYSRFASPSLEKELEILSTRNKRATSAHLALTTKLIDAVRGIAGMEDHPSVRESIDIVAALERDSVESLNSKSLVRYFCYFVKTGASRELLTLQLDYLLGMTHAFHPDIDSWLGSRDASWKIRWPQFADNSL
- a CDS encoding lytic transglycosylase domain-containing protein, giving the protein MKKRITHPITFLLLLFAGFPLAARAQEKQLVSRTSLGRMDVLSRARLFEATIDKAAKSEGVDPLILWTIAYNETRFRPWLTSPKNAQGLMQFMPATAARFGLANPYEPTSSLYAAAKYVKYLGRLFDWRLESVLAAYNAGEGTVSAYLYGRNLKSNGRLINASQRRTVNGVPPYKETLGYVSQGVQVYRWLKQQGRFGTAPIPFAAEKYPRSERQITATEVQESKAILVFYDPRTGRRSLISLETSDEAQQLSFGPVIVGQNIPTNSTRRARSTFAGEIVLSTHDR